From Spirosoma aerolatum, one genomic window encodes:
- a CDS encoding FG-GAP repeat domain-containing protein, translated as MKTIALTGTILACWLTTAYSQDKPLMRVREQQAAAASTERATKPVVPEGNFKKTTLTRDFISEGAAVADLNKDGKMDIVAGYYWFEAPNWTRHEIAPSRTYDPRKEYSDSFLNMGMDVNQDGWDDVVIIDFPGKPGFWFENPKNNATGESTPGEWKKHILANSMGIANESPGFIDIDGDGRLDILCGDKDKKQIVWLKAPSKPGETAWIRYPLSKENVPGTEIFSHGIGFGDINKDGFNDVVIREGWFEGTADKKSGNWVFHPANLGEPCSHMQILDVNGDGKNDVVSASAHALGVWWHEQITDEQGQINFKTHLMSNTTAQTHSSIMADLNGDGQKDYITGKRFLAHHGRDPGDSDPAILMWFEFTPGKEPYYKEHIIDTDSGSGLNITVHDMNGDRKPDIIVANKNGVFLLENKIKK; from the coding sequence ATGAAAACAATCGCATTAACCGGAACTATACTTGCCTGCTGGCTCACTACGGCTTATAGCCAGGATAAACCCTTGATGAGGGTTCGGGAGCAACAGGCCGCAGCCGCCAGTACTGAGCGAGCCACCAAGCCAGTCGTTCCCGAGGGCAATTTCAAGAAGACGACGCTTACCCGCGATTTCATCTCGGAGGGAGCTGCCGTGGCCGACCTGAACAAAGATGGCAAAATGGACATTGTGGCCGGTTACTACTGGTTCGAAGCCCCCAACTGGACCCGTCACGAAATAGCGCCTTCGCGTACATACGATCCGCGTAAAGAGTACAGTGATTCGTTTCTGAATATGGGCATGGATGTGAATCAGGATGGCTGGGACGATGTGGTGATTATCGACTTCCCCGGTAAGCCCGGATTCTGGTTCGAGAATCCGAAAAACAACGCGACGGGCGAATCCACGCCGGGCGAATGGAAAAAACACATACTGGCTAATTCGATGGGGATTGCCAACGAGTCGCCCGGTTTTATCGACATCGACGGTGATGGCCGGCTCGACATCCTTTGTGGTGATAAGGACAAAAAGCAGATTGTGTGGCTGAAAGCGCCCTCGAAACCCGGCGAAACAGCCTGGATACGTTATCCACTCAGCAAAGAGAACGTACCGGGCACCGAAATTTTCTCACACGGCATCGGCTTCGGCGATATCAACAAGGACGGTTTCAACGATGTGGTGATTCGGGAAGGCTGGTTTGAAGGAACGGCCGACAAAAAATCAGGCAACTGGGTCTTTCATCCGGCCAATCTGGGCGAACCCTGCTCGCACATGCAGATACTGGATGTAAACGGCGACGGCAAAAATGATGTAGTGAGTGCATCGGCACACGCATTGGGTGTGTGGTGGCACGAACAAATTACCGACGAGCAGGGCCAGATCAACTTCAAGACGCACCTGATGAGCAACACAACCGCTCAAACCCACTCGTCGATCATGGCCGATCTGAATGGCGACGGCCAGAAGGATTATATTACAGGCAAGCGTTTTCTGGCGCACCACGGCCGTGACCCCGGCGACAGCGATCCGGCCATTCTGATGTGGTTTGAGTTTACGCCCGGCAAAGAGCCGTACTACAAAGAACACATCATTGATACCGATTCAGGTTCAGGGTTGAATATCACGGTTCACGACATGAACGGCGACCGGAAACCCGACATTATTGTCGCCAATAAAAACGGCGTATTCCTGCTTGAGAATAAGATTAAGAAGTAA
- a CDS encoding LysR substrate-binding domain-containing protein, whose protein sequence is MNIDTIALQCFIAVAETGSFTKAADRVGRTQSAISQQMTKLEGLLGKLLLVRGKAFTLTPEGEIFLGYARQIFALHREALDRFKEPDLEGEVRFGLPENFATVYLSDVLADFSRIHPRILLKIECDLTLNLFERFKQNEFDLVLVKMNRPEDFPNGLDVWSEPLKWVGDTNLIDPGKPVPLVLAPQPCVYRASAIKSLEQSSRAWRLVFSSPSYAGAVAAVRAGMGVSVMPQTMIPADLQAIDATLLPKLADTHVSLIKHMANNAAINTLEEFVLRRLKH, encoded by the coding sequence ATGAATATCGATACCATTGCCCTCCAGTGTTTTATTGCAGTAGCTGAAACGGGGAGTTTTACCAAAGCCGCCGATCGGGTAGGCCGGACTCAATCGGCAATTAGTCAGCAGATGACCAAGCTGGAAGGCTTACTGGGGAAGTTGCTGTTGGTGCGGGGTAAAGCATTTACACTTACCCCCGAAGGAGAGATTTTTCTGGGCTATGCCCGGCAGATTTTTGCCTTGCACCGCGAAGCGCTGGATCGCTTTAAAGAACCCGATCTGGAAGGGGAAGTACGATTCGGCTTACCGGAGAATTTCGCTACCGTTTACTTGTCGGATGTACTGGCCGATTTCTCACGAATTCACCCCCGTATCCTGCTGAAAATTGAATGCGATCTGACGCTGAATTTATTCGAGCGGTTCAAGCAGAATGAATTCGATCTGGTGCTGGTAAAGATGAATCGGCCCGAAGACTTTCCGAATGGGTTGGATGTGTGGTCGGAGCCGCTCAAATGGGTAGGGGATACCAATCTGATTGATCCTGGAAAGCCTGTTCCGCTGGTGTTGGCTCCCCAGCCTTGTGTGTACCGGGCTTCGGCTATCAAGTCCCTTGAGCAGTCGAGTCGTGCCTGGCGATTGGTATTTTCAAGTCCGAGTTATGCCGGAGCGGTAGCGGCTGTCCGGGCAGGTATGGGTGTTTCGGTGATGCCTCAGACTATGATTCCTGCTGATTTACAGGCTATTGATGCGACGTTGTTACCTAAATTAGCGGATACCCATGTGTCGTTGATTAAGCATATGGCCAACAATGCGGCTATCAATACGCTGGAAGAGTTTGTGCTTCGACGACTTAAACACTGA
- a CDS encoding proton-conducting transporter transmembrane domain-containing protein yields the protein MLLFILGNFFHVDRLALVMIILVLFIGLCVGSFAYRYLKGDGQYRAFFVRFSLLIGSVILMVSADHMGLLLVSWCVSNGLLVRLMVHKSGWQAAKAAGWLATKNFIVGSVCIATAFGLFYLTTGETSIQALIRQPILSPPMWAALGLLILGAMSQSAIWPFHRWLLSSLNSPTPVSAIMHAGLINGGGFLLVRFAPLYLQSPLLLMGLAMIGFLTAWLGTFWKLMQPDVKRMLACSTMGQMGFMFVQCGLGLFPAAVAHLVWHGLFKAYLFLSSGSAAQEKRIDLDYPPSLPAFFGSLLCGLIGSASFSLTSGETWFASNTTLVLNGIVLLSGSQFALPLLRIHPVRTLPGAILGTALAGLIYGSSVQLITGFMTPMDPMQPQPLTIFHIAGLLVLSVSWIGMLFIRKPAKTGSIPEWALKSYVLALNASQPHPSTITSHRNYYHYR from the coding sequence ATGCTACTTTTTATCCTCGGCAACTTCTTTCACGTCGATAGACTGGCCCTGGTCATGATCATTCTGGTCCTCTTTATTGGCCTGTGTGTGGGTAGTTTCGCCTACCGCTATCTGAAAGGGGATGGTCAATATCGGGCGTTTTTTGTTCGGTTTAGTTTACTGATCGGTTCAGTCATTCTGATGGTCAGCGCAGATCATATGGGCCTACTGCTGGTAAGCTGGTGCGTTAGTAACGGGCTACTGGTTCGCTTGATGGTCCACAAATCGGGCTGGCAGGCAGCTAAAGCAGCCGGTTGGTTAGCTACTAAAAACTTCATTGTAGGGTCGGTCTGTATCGCCACAGCTTTTGGCCTGTTTTACCTGACAACGGGCGAAACCAGCATCCAGGCATTGATTCGTCAGCCTATCCTTTCGCCACCGATGTGGGCAGCATTAGGCTTATTGATACTAGGCGCCATGAGCCAATCGGCAATTTGGCCATTCCATCGCTGGCTGCTTAGTTCCCTCAATTCGCCAACGCCCGTTTCGGCCATCATGCACGCAGGTCTGATCAATGGCGGAGGATTCTTACTGGTACGATTTGCGCCCCTTTATCTACAAAGTCCTCTCCTACTGATGGGACTGGCTATGATAGGCTTTCTGACGGCGTGGCTGGGCACTTTTTGGAAGCTGATGCAACCTGATGTAAAGCGGATGCTGGCCTGCTCAACCATGGGCCAGATGGGTTTTATGTTCGTTCAGTGCGGCTTGGGTTTATTTCCGGCTGCGGTAGCGCATCTGGTCTGGCATGGTCTATTCAAAGCGTATCTGTTCCTATCCAGTGGAAGTGCCGCCCAGGAAAAACGTATCGATCTGGATTATCCACCTAGTCTGCCTGCCTTTTTCGGCTCCCTGCTCTGTGGTCTGATCGGTAGTGCCAGTTTTTCCCTTACCAGTGGAGAAACCTGGTTTGCCAGTAATACAACGCTTGTATTGAACGGGATTGTATTGCTGTCGGGGAGCCAGTTTGCCTTACCCCTGTTGCGGATTCATCCAGTACGAACACTTCCCGGCGCTATCCTCGGTACGGCCCTGGCGGGACTGATCTACGGTAGCAGCGTACAACTTATTACCGGATTTATGACCCCCATGGACCCGATGCAGCCACAACCCCTAACCATTTTCCATATCGCTGGGCTACTCGTTCTCTCAGTGTCGTGGATAGGTATGCTCTTTATCAGAAAGCCAGCAAAAACCGGCTCGATTCCAGAGTGGGCCTTGAAAAGTTACGTGCTGGCCCTCAATGCAAGCCAGCCCCACCCGTCTACCATAACCTCACACCGCAACTACTACCACTATCGCTAA
- a CDS encoding DUF2309 domain-containing protein: protein METVLLPPSTDPMIDPIDNLYATQVVDSVTSSFKKIAPFWPLKNLIAVNPLQGFEELPIEEALAQGKAYFQQPTLPEPIEAINRQTIKWLTVYADDGQATLPMPMRHLGLFAAWRQLAIHDKSLYDQDTSKRQWLANLPEQPVQALRESLFQLGITNDEHEQFLTLMLTTLPGWASYIRYRTDWAGLDAHHPHPVTQVDYLALRVIITALLWPEARTLLTWHQQVLENTASGGNQLAQLQQAERTFRLPLLKQLAAQSLPGPHVPDAQFVFCIDVRSEPFRRALEATGDYQTLGFAGFFGLPIQITDTVTGESYASCPVLLTPNHTIHESPCGTATEQQRDRKSYAQLKTIKRLYQSLKYTFTTPFALVEGLGLASGTWMGLRSLVPGLAYRLQNQLVRSIRKPMAAASSWNSISGIDQCRYAEGALRAMGLTQNFAPVVIFCGHGSSTQNNAYATALDCGACGGRHGGGNARVLAGILNDRQVRQELGKKGIIIPDTTRFVAAEHNTTTDEVTLFGDSTSGPLQQISHDLAKARLSNSIERLKQFPSFRPGSDEVQQTWLRSVDWAQVRPEWGLARNAAFIVAPRALTTSLNLEGRCFLHSYDYTQDPQGTILTTILTAPMVVAQWINAQYLFSTLDNVAYGGGSKLTQNITGKIGLMQGNASDLMTGLPLQSVYASDEQAYHEPQRLLTVVYAPRDLLIALVQTQPVLQKLFGNGWVQLACLEPQDSQPYLLTRDFQWQSLT, encoded by the coding sequence ATGGAAACCGTCCTGTTACCTCCCTCCACCGATCCTATGATCGACCCTATCGACAACCTGTATGCAACTCAAGTAGTTGATTCTGTAACGAGTAGCTTCAAAAAGATAGCTCCCTTCTGGCCGTTGAAGAACCTGATTGCCGTTAACCCCCTTCAAGGCTTCGAAGAGTTACCCATTGAAGAAGCGTTGGCGCAGGGAAAGGCCTACTTCCAGCAGCCCACCCTACCCGAGCCCATAGAAGCCATTAACCGACAAACCATCAAATGGCTAACGGTATATGCCGACGATGGCCAGGCCACTTTACCCATGCCCATGCGCCACCTAGGGTTGTTCGCAGCCTGGCGACAACTCGCCATCCATGATAAAAGCCTGTATGATCAGGATACGTCAAAACGGCAATGGCTGGCAAACCTGCCTGAACAGCCAGTCCAGGCCCTCCGGGAGTCGCTTTTTCAGCTAGGCATAACCAACGACGAGCATGAACAGTTTCTAACCCTCATGCTTACGACCCTACCGGGCTGGGCCTCCTATATTCGCTATCGTACAGACTGGGCCGGTCTGGACGCCCATCATCCCCACCCGGTAACCCAGGTAGACTACCTGGCCTTACGTGTCATCATCACGGCTTTGCTTTGGCCAGAAGCCCGGACGTTGCTGACTTGGCACCAGCAGGTGTTGGAAAATACTGCGTCTGGCGGTAATCAGTTGGCGCAGTTGCAACAGGCCGAACGTACGTTCCGTCTGCCCTTATTGAAACAGCTAGCCGCCCAATCGCTGCCCGGCCCCCATGTTCCAGACGCCCAGTTTGTTTTCTGTATCGATGTTCGTTCAGAGCCCTTTCGCCGAGCCCTGGAAGCGACAGGCGATTATCAGACGCTTGGGTTTGCGGGCTTCTTTGGTCTACCCATTCAGATCACCGATACCGTGACGGGAGAGTCGTATGCTTCCTGCCCGGTTCTGCTCACTCCCAACCATACCATACACGAATCGCCCTGCGGTACGGCGACAGAACAACAGCGGGATCGCAAAAGCTATGCACAGCTCAAGACAATCAAGCGGCTCTACCAATCGCTGAAATATACCTTTACTACCCCCTTTGCTCTGGTTGAAGGATTGGGGCTTGCCAGTGGTACCTGGATGGGCTTACGCAGTCTGGTGCCTGGGCTGGCCTACCGATTACAGAATCAGCTTGTACGTTCCATTCGAAAACCGATGGCAGCAGCGTCCTCCTGGAACTCTATTTCAGGTATAGACCAGTGTCGATACGCCGAAGGGGCGCTACGAGCTATGGGGCTTACCCAAAACTTTGCTCCTGTGGTTATTTTCTGTGGACATGGTAGCTCGACCCAGAACAATGCCTATGCCACAGCCCTCGACTGCGGAGCCTGTGGTGGACGACACGGCGGAGGCAACGCCCGAGTGCTGGCGGGAATCCTAAACGATCGACAGGTACGACAGGAGTTGGGTAAAAAAGGCATCATTATTCCAGATACCACTCGATTTGTCGCGGCTGAACACAATACAACCACCGATGAAGTTACCCTCTTTGGCGACAGTACTTCCGGGCCACTTCAACAAATCAGTCATGATTTGGCAAAAGCCCGACTGTCCAACAGCATTGAACGACTCAAGCAGTTTCCATCTTTCCGACCAGGATCTGATGAGGTCCAGCAAACCTGGCTGCGTTCGGTGGATTGGGCTCAGGTTCGGCCCGAATGGGGGCTGGCTCGTAACGCGGCCTTCATCGTTGCTCCTCGTGCGCTGACTACCTCCCTAAATCTGGAAGGGCGCTGCTTTCTGCACTCGTACGATTACACGCAGGACCCACAGGGTACCATCCTCACAACGATACTGACTGCACCGATGGTGGTAGCACAGTGGATCAATGCCCAATACCTGTTTTCTACCCTGGATAATGTTGCCTATGGCGGAGGCAGTAAACTAACTCAGAACATCACCGGCAAAATAGGCCTCATGCAGGGAAATGCGAGTGATCTGATGACGGGCCTACCGCTACAGTCGGTCTATGCCTCCGATGAACAGGCCTACCACGAACCCCAGCGACTACTGACGGTGGTTTATGCTCCTCGTGATCTGTTGATTGCGCTGGTTCAGACTCAGCCGGTGTTGCAGAAACTGTTTGGAAACGGATGGGTACAACTAGCCTGCCTGGAGCCTCAGGATAGCCAGCCCTATCTTTTAACGCGTGACTTCCAATGGCAAAGCCTCACCTAA
- a CDS encoding DUF6671 family protein — MAKPHLKHASVYTGSCIILTTKHAKSIAIGPPFWSRLNASILEYVVDTDQLGTFSGEIDREDTALACARRKCEWALEKLGDKVDYALASEGSFGAHPFLPYLPCDEEILYFIDRKRGFHLHLSQLSEHTNYQTGQVQSWEALLAFAKACHFPSHGLIVRPTDRATKGPVFKGIQTETALEAAYEASRHYSAKGTVWVETDMRAQFNPTRMQVIGELATQLADRLSCVCPACDTPGWGKVGSEKGLPCRQCGHKTELTNYEIDGCVLCACRAIRGRSDGLTQADPGYCPVCNP, encoded by the coding sequence ATGGCAAAGCCTCACCTAAAACATGCATCGGTTTATACAGGAAGTTGTATCATCCTGACCACCAAGCATGCTAAATCCATAGCGATAGGCCCTCCGTTCTGGTCCCGGCTAAACGCGAGTATCCTGGAATATGTCGTCGATACCGACCAGTTAGGAACATTTTCCGGGGAAATTGATCGCGAAGATACTGCGCTTGCCTGTGCCCGGCGCAAATGCGAGTGGGCGCTGGAAAAGCTGGGAGACAAAGTTGACTATGCGCTGGCCAGCGAGGGTAGTTTCGGAGCGCACCCCTTTCTGCCCTATCTACCCTGTGATGAGGAAATCCTTTATTTTATTGATCGCAAACGAGGGTTTCATCTGCACCTTTCTCAGCTAAGTGAGCATACCAACTACCAGACGGGGCAAGTACAGTCGTGGGAAGCGTTGCTGGCCTTCGCTAAGGCTTGCCATTTCCCTTCTCACGGGCTCATCGTGCGACCAACCGACCGGGCCACCAAAGGGCCTGTTTTTAAAGGTATTCAAACGGAGACAGCGTTGGAAGCAGCTTACGAAGCATCCAGGCATTACTCAGCGAAGGGTACGGTCTGGGTCGAAACGGATATGCGGGCGCAGTTCAATCCGACTCGTATGCAAGTCATTGGCGAGTTGGCAACCCAGCTGGCCGATCGTCTCTCCTGTGTATGTCCGGCCTGCGACACGCCTGGCTGGGGCAAGGTAGGTTCCGAAAAAGGATTACCTTGTCGTCAATGCGGCCACAAAACGGAACTAACCAACTACGAAATCGATGGCTGTGTACTATGCGCCTGTCGAGCGATACGAGGTCGTTCGGATGGACTTACACAAGCCGATCCGGGGTATTGTCCCGTTTGTAATCCTTAA
- the gnd gene encoding decarboxylating NADP(+)-dependent phosphogluconate dehydrogenase has protein sequence MSESADIGLIGLAVMGENLVLNMESKGYTVAVFNRTVEKVDHFINGRGAGKNFIGAHSIEELVASLKRPRKVMMLVKAGQPVDDFIEQIIPHLEPGDIIIDGGNSYFPDTIRRTQYVESKGFLYIGTGVSGGEIGALHGPSMMPGGSVAAWPFVKEIFQSIAAKVDDGTPCCDWVGSDGAGHFVKMVHNGIEYGDMQIIGEAYQVMKDLLGLSADEMHEVFKKWNTEELDSYLIEITADIMAYKDEDGTPMVDKILDTAGQKGTGKWTGTAALDEGIPLTLIGESVFARFLSAQKDLRVAASKVISGPTIEFTGDKAQLLDDLKMALYGAKIISYAQGYNLFMAAAKQYKWQLNYGDIALMWRGGCIIRSAFLGDIKKAFDKNPALPHLLLDDFFKEKIEAAQAGWRRVCAAALSNGIPAPALTSALCYLDGFRSEWLPANLLQAQRDYFGAHTYERIDKPRGQFFHTNWTGEGGDTVSTAYNN, from the coding sequence ATGTCAGAATCTGCAGATATTGGCCTGATTGGTCTTGCCGTAATGGGCGAAAATCTGGTGCTCAACATGGAGAGCAAGGGGTATACCGTAGCCGTTTTCAATCGGACGGTTGAAAAAGTCGACCATTTTATCAATGGCCGGGGAGCCGGGAAAAACTTTATCGGAGCCCATTCTATTGAAGAGCTGGTGGCTTCGCTGAAACGCCCTCGTAAGGTGATGATGCTGGTAAAAGCCGGGCAACCAGTGGATGATTTTATTGAACAGATCATTCCGCATCTGGAACCAGGCGATATTATCATTGATGGCGGTAATTCGTATTTCCCCGATACCATTCGCCGGACCCAGTATGTCGAAAGCAAAGGTTTCCTGTATATCGGAACGGGCGTTTCGGGCGGTGAAATCGGGGCCTTGCATGGTCCGTCCATGATGCCTGGGGGCAGCGTGGCGGCCTGGCCGTTTGTGAAAGAGATTTTTCAGTCGATTGCGGCCAAAGTAGACGATGGCACCCCCTGCTGCGACTGGGTAGGTAGCGATGGCGCCGGGCACTTTGTCAAAATGGTACACAACGGGATCGAGTATGGCGATATGCAGATTATTGGCGAAGCCTATCAGGTCATGAAAGACCTGCTGGGTCTGAGTGCCGACGAAATGCATGAGGTGTTCAAAAAATGGAATACCGAAGAGCTGGACTCCTACCTGATCGAAATTACGGCCGATATCATGGCGTATAAGGATGAAGACGGTACGCCAATGGTCGATAAGATTCTGGATACCGCCGGACAGAAAGGTACGGGTAAATGGACCGGAACGGCTGCATTGGATGAAGGTATTCCGCTCACGCTGATCGGCGAATCGGTATTTGCCCGGTTCCTGTCGGCACAGAAAGACCTACGCGTAGCCGCTTCGAAGGTAATTAGTGGTCCAACAATTGAATTTACGGGCGACAAGGCCCAACTGCTGGATGATTTGAAAATGGCCCTGTATGGTGCCAAAATCATCTCCTATGCTCAAGGATACAACCTGTTTATGGCAGCCGCTAAGCAATACAAATGGCAATTGAACTACGGCGATATTGCCTTGATGTGGCGTGGTGGTTGTATTATTCGGTCGGCCTTCCTGGGCGACATCAAGAAAGCTTTTGATAAGAATCCGGCTCTTCCGCACCTGCTGCTCGATGATTTCTTCAAGGAGAAAATCGAAGCGGCACAGGCGGGATGGCGTCGGGTGTGTGCCGCTGCCCTGAGCAACGGTATTCCGGCTCCGGCACTCACCTCCGCCCTTTGCTACCTGGATGGGTTCCGTAGCGAATGGCTACCGGCTAACCTGCTGCAAGCCCAGCGCGACTACTTCGGTGCTCATACCTACGAACGGATCGACAAACCACGCGGGCAGTTTTTCCATACGAACTGGACAGGCGAAGGCGGTGATACAGTATCGACAGCGTACAATAACTAA
- a CDS encoding MarR family winged helix-turn-helix transcriptional regulator: MESKRTSLKLEDQLCFPLYTASRLVTQCYAPILNTLGITYPQYLVLLVLWENDAVNLSFIAQRLQLQSNTLTPLLKRMQELGLITRTRSETDERNIVIALTDNGKALRQEAAQIPLYLADKLPLSAEEAVQLYHILYKLISKV, translated from the coding sequence ATGGAGAGTAAGCGCACATCCCTGAAGCTGGAAGATCAGCTCTGTTTTCCGTTATACACAGCTTCCCGGCTGGTAACGCAGTGCTACGCACCCATCTTGAACACGCTGGGAATCACCTATCCTCAGTATCTGGTATTGCTGGTGTTGTGGGAAAATGATGCGGTGAACCTGAGCTTTATTGCACAACGTTTACAACTTCAATCGAATACGCTTACCCCTTTGCTTAAACGGATGCAGGAACTAGGGCTGATAACCCGGACCCGTTCGGAAACCGATGAGCGTAATATTGTCATTGCCCTGACCGACAACGGCAAAGCGCTCAGGCAGGAGGCTGCCCAGATACCGCTATATCTGGCCGATAAGTTGCCATTATCAGCCGAAGAAGCAGTCCAGCTATATCATATCTTGTATAAACTGATCAGCAAGGTGTAG
- a CDS encoding glutathione peroxidase, producing the protein MESTFYQLSARTPKGTPIPMADFKDKVVLVVNTATQCGLAPQFDGLEALHQRYKDKGLVVLGFPCDQFAGQEPENNDTIEQVCKLNHGVTFQLTEKCDVNGPHTQPVFQYLKKELGGFLGSTIKWNFTKFLIDKHGRPYKRYAPVVKPEAIEKDIQKLL; encoded by the coding sequence ATGGAAAGTACGTTTTATCAATTATCGGCCAGAACCCCAAAAGGAACACCTATCCCAATGGCCGATTTTAAAGACAAGGTTGTTTTAGTGGTCAATACCGCTACCCAGTGCGGCCTGGCTCCGCAGTTTGACGGGCTGGAGGCTTTGCATCAGCGGTATAAAGATAAAGGGCTGGTGGTGCTGGGATTTCCCTGCGATCAGTTTGCCGGACAGGAGCCTGAAAACAACGACACTATAGAGCAGGTATGTAAACTAAATCATGGGGTTACGTTCCAGCTTACTGAGAAATGTGACGTAAACGGCCCGCATACGCAGCCCGTATTTCAGTATCTGAAAAAGGAACTGGGGGGCTTTCTGGGGAGTACAATTAAGTGGAATTTTACGAAATTTCTGATCGATAAACATGGACGACCCTACAAACGCTATGCGCCGGTGGTCAAGCCTGAGGCTATCGAGAAAGACATTCAGAAATTGCTATAA
- a CDS encoding carboxylesterase family protein, translating to MTKKFYQNTIFFLGLTVAVGLLQSYFFVQIGASLPTLPSFANFFLAANLISFLSTGFLLRYLYKQPYQVAFWTGLFAFSTALLRATLLYCTLVPLTRAFERYYLPVLFLDIGASLIYAGSLVVSRTGRNSWLKGAGLVYFILSGSTLALLIWSIRTHMTPGNPTLISIQQWLSFAGNIPPLLLIGHFWQKQSQIHSPIPQSAIATWPDMLIDAARLLGVAALLFLGVPLFSEGIRARYPSKEALQLTRIFEARTFINSRGDTLSYRLLKPSGYDSTRNYPLVISLHGGAGCGTDNIRQLANWEVQQLAEPENRKKYPAFVLVPQCPLGSSWGGLPNVAARDTVVFELMRTLEHEFSIDTTRRYVAGGSLGGYGTWHFIGAHPGVFAAALPFCGGGNPTLANHMVDVAIWAFHGDNDKNVPVEGSRNVVKAIQKAGGHPRYTEFKGIGHDLRPGLATTPGLFDWLFAQKRKKSQ from the coding sequence ATGACTAAGAAATTCTATCAGAATACGATTTTCTTCCTAGGGCTTACCGTTGCAGTTGGTCTTTTGCAAAGCTATTTTTTTGTTCAAATAGGGGCAAGCCTTCCAACGCTTCCCTCATTTGCCAATTTCTTTCTGGCAGCCAATCTGATTTCGTTTCTTAGCACAGGCTTTCTTCTCCGCTATTTGTATAAGCAGCCATACCAGGTAGCCTTTTGGACAGGCCTATTCGCTTTTTCCACCGCCCTGCTGCGCGCGACTCTGCTTTATTGTACGCTGGTGCCTTTAACGCGGGCATTCGAGCGCTATTATCTGCCCGTACTCTTTCTGGATATTGGTGCCAGCCTTATCTACGCCGGTAGCCTGGTTGTGTCCCGAACTGGAAGGAATAGCTGGTTGAAAGGAGCAGGCCTGGTCTACTTCATCTTATCAGGCAGCACATTGGCCTTATTGATCTGGTCCATCCGAACGCATATGACGCCCGGCAATCCGACGTTGATCAGCATTCAGCAATGGCTTTCCTTCGCTGGCAACATTCCCCCCTTGCTGCTGATTGGACATTTCTGGCAGAAACAATCCCAAATTCATTCGCCAATCCCTCAATCGGCCATAGCCACTTGGCCAGACATGCTGATCGATGCTGCTCGTTTGCTCGGCGTAGCTGCACTGCTGTTTCTGGGCGTACCTCTATTTAGTGAGGGCATTCGTGCCCGTTATCCCTCAAAGGAAGCTCTCCAACTAACTCGGATTTTCGAAGCCCGAACGTTTATTAATTCGCGGGGCGATACCTTGTCGTACCGATTGCTCAAACCGTCAGGCTACGATTCTACCCGAAACTATCCCCTGGTAATCAGTCTACATGGCGGGGCAGGCTGCGGAACAGACAATATCCGCCAATTGGCGAATTGGGAAGTTCAGCAACTGGCCGAACCCGAAAACCGAAAAAAATACCCTGCCTTTGTGCTGGTTCCCCAATGTCCGCTTGGCAGTAGCTGGGGCGGGTTACCTAATGTAGCAGCTCGGGATACGGTCGTTTTTGAACTAATGCGAACTCTGGAACACGAATTTTCTATCGATACCACTCGGCGTTACGTAGCTGGAGGGTCGCTGGGAGGCTATGGAACCTGGCATTTCATTGGGGCCCATCCGGGTGTATTTGCGGCTGCGCTCCCATTCTGCGGAGGAGGGAATCCGACTTTAGCTAACCACATGGTGGACGTAGCGATCTGGGCCTTTCATGGTGATAATGATAAGAATGTGCCGGTAGAAGGCTCCCGAAACGTCGTTAAGGCCATACAGAAAGCGGGTGGCCATCCGCGTTATACAGAATTTAAGGGTATAGGACATGATCTGCGGCCCGGTCTGGCAACTACACCTGGGCTATTCGACTGGCTATTTGCCCAGAAACGGAAAAAATCACAGTAA